In the genome of Dioscorea cayenensis subsp. rotundata cultivar TDr96_F1 chromosome 1, TDr96_F1_v2_PseudoChromosome.rev07_lg8_w22 25.fasta, whole genome shotgun sequence, one region contains:
- the LOC120259370 gene encoding uncharacterized protein LOC120259370 gives MVSLSTWFRYAANKFEYSLSLGWKKYNIGQINGRELSDAIWKNFFSRQADIFLHWNKGEEMTPTITGEGGTLLVRKLPFPAPTQVFVGDVVMLKDPDKPDDYLVRRLAAIEGYEMVSKDEKDEPFVLEKDQCWVMSDNEALKPKEAKDSRLYGPVPMTSIVGRVIYSLRSAVDHGPVQNSHFAMSQDSSVLAVELDVDEMAKSTRT, from the exons ATGGTTTCTCTCTCGACGTGGTTTCGCTACGCCGCCAACAAGTTCGAGTACTCCCTCTCTCTCGGTTGGAAG AAGTACAATATAGGTCAAATTAATGGGAGGGAGTTGAGTGATGCAATTTGGAAGAACTTCTTTTCAAGGCAAGCTGACATTTTTTTGCACTGGAACAAGGGTGAAGAAATGACACCAACAATAACAGGGGAAGGAGGGACTCTTCTTGTCAGGAAACTGCCCTTTCCAGCTCCAAC GCAAGTTTTTGTTGGAGATGTGGTCATGTTGAAAGACCCTGATAAGCCAGATGATTATCTTGTCAGAAGATTGGCTGCAATTGAAGGGTATGAGATGGtctccaaagatgagaaagatgaGCCCTTTGTTTTAGAAAAGGATCAGTGTTGGGTGATGTCAGACAATGAAGCATTGAAGCCAAAG GAGGCCAAGGACAGTCGTCTGTATGGTCCTGTACCGATGACTAGCATTGTTGGTAGGGTTATCTATAGCTTACGCTCTGCTGTGGACCATGGACCAGTGCAAAATAG TCATTTTGCAATGAGCCAAGATTCATCAGTTTTGGCGGTTGAATTGGATGTTGATGAGATGGCCAAAAGTACCAGGACTTGA